The window CACGATGCGCGAGCTGTTACGGGCCGACTGGAGGTCGATGCCCTTGTGAAGATCGAGCAGAAGGAAACGGATGCCGGCGCAGAAGTGATGCATGTAGGCCCACAGGAGCCCCAGCAAGAGAAGCTTGACGAGAGGATTACCGACAACACCCTTGTACGCCGCAAACGACTCCGCCGATCCAAGGCTGCGATCCAGCAGGTACAGCAGGAACGGCAACATCAGGAACAGCCCCACCCCGCTGACCCGATGGAGAATGGAAACGATACCCGGCAGCGGGAGCC is drawn from Azoarcus sp. DN11 and contains these coding sequences:
- the sdhC gene encoding succinate dehydrogenase, cytochrome b556 subunit, giving the protein MSEAIARKQRPKFLALHEIRLPLPGIVSILHRVSGVGLFLMLPFLLYLLDRSLGSAESFAAYKGVVGNPLVKLLLLGLLWAYMHHFCAGIRFLLLDLHKGIDLQSARNSSRIVLGVSIALTVIIGVKLW